A window of the Nymphaea colorata isolate Beijing-Zhang1983 unplaced genomic scaffold, ASM883128v2 scaffold0151, whole genome shotgun sequence genome harbors these coding sequences:
- the LOC116268200 gene encoding uncharacterized protein LOC116268200, which produces MSKGFYTPEEWKAVGWAKLEEAADHVLTWITAAGVKGLRAEIVADREQDLTPAILVEIDGDLPETYFFYGHFDKQPPFVGWNEGLGPYAPVLHPSAGNPEKLYGRGGADDGYSSYGSILAVKALQAQGVPIPSKLWPTQGATDYERLWITTSLRGYAIATVRIDVLNEGVHSGSASGLVPSSFRILRQLIERLENQETGVMAE; this is translated from the exons ATGAGCAAGGGCTTCTACACGCCCGAGGAGTGGAAGGCCGTCGGCTGGGCCAAGCTCGAGGAGGCCGCCGACCACGTCCTCACCTGGATCACCGCGGCCGGCGTGAAGGGACTCAGGGCCGAGATCGTGGCCGACCGCGAGCAGGACCTGACCCCCGCCATCCTCGTCGAGATCGACGGCGACCTGCCCGAGACCTACTTCTTCTACGGCCACTTCGACAAGCAGCCGCCCTTCGTCGGCTGGAACGAGGGCCTCGGCCCCTACGCCCCCGTCCTCCACCCCTCCGCCGGCAACCCCGAAAAGCTCTACGGCCGCGGCGGCGCCGACGACGGCTACTCCTCCTACGGCTCCATCCTGGCCGTCAAGGCCCTGCAGGCCCAGGGCGTCCCCATCCCGAGTAAATTATGGCCGACGCAGG GCGCCACAGACTACGAAAGGCTTTGGATCACCACTTCCCTCCGCGGATACGCCATCGCAACCGTGCGCATCGACGTCCTCAACGAAGGCGTACACTCGGGATCAGCCTCAGGACTAGTCCCCTCCTCTTTCCGCATTTTGAGACAGCTCATCGAAAGGCTTGAGAACCAGGAGACTGGCGTTATGGCTGAGTAG